In a single window of the Zea mays cultivar B73 chromosome 5, Zm-B73-REFERENCE-NAM-5.0, whole genome shotgun sequence genome:
- the LOC100281176 gene encoding VHS and GAT domain protein: MSSAMVERATSDMLIGPDWAMNLEICDILNREPGQAKDVVKSLKKRIAHKNPKVQLLALTLLETMIKNCGDVVHMVVAERDILHEMVKIVKKRHDYHVKEKILTLIDTWQEVFGGARARYPQYYAAYEELLRAGVVFPQRLNGSVPIITPPQTQPLQNYPSSLHISQQEELELPVSDFPALSLTEIQNARGIMDVLSEMLDALDPGNREGLRQDVIADLVDQCRSYKQRVVQLVNSTSNEELLNQGLSLNDDMQRVLAKHDAIDAGLAVRVEKPKSLQSQIGSSSTRKPDTMEETIQRPSASTTATSQSPFGILALPAPPSSSSKAPAIPASSIDLLSGDDYVKPEPANSLALVPVTEYSAADKNVLAFADMFEQNTANNSNHNLPYSFLSSTSNSTISTSQTYHAPVRPVLPQHSAAYPNGARSNAIVPYDQQAQSNSTGSRNGQTAYGGNHQKQALNYGTGDQNGDIPPAPWGTKRSTNPFDDDQLGGMAVQPKGMQPQPVQPSQHGNKFMSAPPMPRGQPGRMQLQQVPGAQLGALQPTQATLNMQYRGMHPSMQMNHGMGMYSQPTFGGYYGMNQTQLYGVHMSGYGYGQQSGGYYIPNAAYAYTSANELAQRMNDLSVQNGDPNGAAANKQSRPEDALFGDLLSIAKMKQNKPAAGKVGG, from the exons ATGTCGTCGGCGATGGTGGAGCGGGCAACCAGCGATATGCTCATCGGCCCGGACTGGGCGATGAACTTGGAGATCTGTGACATCCTCAACCGCGAACCCGG ACAAGCAAAAGATGTGGTAAAGTCCCTCAAGAAACGCATTGCACACAAGAACCCAAAAGTCCAACTTCTTGCTCTCACG TTGCTGGAGACGATGATAAAAAATTGTGGGGACGTTGTGCATATGGTTGTTGCTGAGAGAGACATACTTCATGAGATGGTCAAGATAGTAAAGAAAAGG CATGATTatcatgttaaagagaagattctCACGCTGATAGATACTTGGCAAGAAGTTTTTGGTGGTGCACGTGCAAGATATCCACAATATTATGCAGCATATGAGGAGCTCTTG CGTGCTGGAGTGGTATTTCCTCAAAGATTGAATGGTTCTGTGCCAATCATCACTCCTCCACAGACTCAGCCTCTCCAAAACTATCCCTCATCTTTACACATTTCACAGCAGGAGGAACTTGAATTACCAGTTTCAGATTTCCCTGCATTAAG CCTTACAGAAATTCAGAACGCACGTGGCATCATGGATGTTCTTTCAGAGATGCTGGATGCTTTAGATCCAGGTAACAGAGAG GGGCTTAGACAGGATGTCATTGCAGACCTTGTGGATCAATGCCGTTCTTACAAGCAAAGAGTAGTGCAGCTTGTCAACAGTACCTC GAACGAGGAGTTGCTCAACCAGGGTCTTTCTTTGAATGATGATATGCAGCGTGTTCTGGCAAAACATGATGCTATTGATGCAGGTCTAGCAGTTCGAGTGGAGAAGCCGAAATCTCTGCAGTCCCAAATTGGAAGTTCTTCAACAAGAAAGCCAGATACCATGGAAGAAACAATTCAGAG GCCTTCAGCAAGTACAACTGCCACCAGTCAGTCTCCCTTTGGGATTTTAGCACTTCCTGCACCTCCATCCAGTAGTTCAAAAGCACCTGCAATACCTGCTTCTAGTATCGACCTACTTAGTGGAGATGATTATGTCAAACCCGAACCTGCAAACTCCCTAGCACTTGTTCCTGTCACTGAATATTCAGCTGCAGACAAGAATGTCTTAGCTTTTGCTGATATGTTTGAACAAAATACAGCCAACAATAGCAACCATAACCTTCCATATTCTTTTCTATCTTCGACTTCAAATTCTACTATCTCTACATCACAAACATATCATGCACCGGTGCGACCTGTATTGCCTCAGCATTCAGCTGCTTATCCAAATGGGGCCAGATCCAATGCCATTGTACCTTATGATCAGCAGGCCCAATCGAACTCTACAGGTTCGCGGAATGGGCAAACAGCCTATGGAGGAAATCACCAAAAGCAAGCACTAAATTATG GCACAGGTGATCAAAATGGAGACATTCCACCAGCACCATGGGGAACTAAGAGATCCACTAACCCATTTGACGACGATCAGCTTGGTGGAATGGCAGTGCAACCAAAAGGCATGCAACCCCAACCAGTGCAACCCAGTCAGCATGGGAACAAATTCATGTCAGCACCACCAATGCCGAGGGGACAGCCAGGAAGAATGCAGTTGCAACAGGTGCCTGGTGCTCAGCTTGGCGCTCTACAACCAACACAGGCTACACTGAACATGCAGTACAGGGGCATGCATCCATCGATGCAAATGAATCATGGAATGGGCATGTATTCCCAACCAACGTTCGGAGGATATTATGGAATGAACCAAACACAGCTTTACGGCGTTCATATGTCTGGTTATGGATATGGTCAGCAATCTGGGGGCTACTATATTCCGAATGCTGCATATGCCTATACTAGTGCAAACGAACTTGCCCAGAGGATGAATGACCTTTCAGTTCAAAACGGTGATCCAAATGGAGCCGCAGCAAATAAGCAGAGCAGACCTGAGGATGCACTCTTTGGTGATCTCTTGAGCATCGCCAAGATGAAGCAAAACAAACCTGCAGCTGGCAAGGTTGGCGGCTAA
- the LOC100281176 gene encoding VHS and GAT domain protein isoform X1, producing MIKNCGDVVHMVVAERDILHEMVKIVKKRHDYHVKEKILTLIDTWQEVFGGARARYPQYYAAYEELLRAGVVFPQRLNGSVPIITPPQTQPLQNYPSSLHISQQEELELPVSDFPALSLTEIQNARGIMDVLSEMLDALDPGNREGLRQDVIADLVDQCRSYKQRVVQLVNSTSNEELLNQGLSLNDDMQRVLAKHDAIDAGLAVRVEKPKSLQSQIGSSSTRKPDTMEETIQRPSASTTATSQSPFGILALPAPPSSSSKAPAIPASSIDLLSGDDYVKPEPANSLALVPVTEYSAADKNVLAFADMFEQNTANNSNHNLPYSFLSSTSNSTISTSQTYHAPVRPVLPQHSAAYPNGARSNAIVPYDQQAQSNSTGSRNGQTAYGGNHQKQALNYGTGDQNGDIPPAPWGTKRSTNPFDDDQLGGMAVQPKGMQPQPVQPSQHGNKFMSAPPMPRGQPGRMQLQQVPGAQLGALQPTQATLNMQYRGMHPSMQMNHGMGMYSQPTFGGYYGMNQTQLYGVHMSGYGYGQQSGGYYIPNAAYAYTSANELAQRMNDLSVQNGDPNGAAANKQSRPEDALFGDLLSIAKMKQNKPAAGKVGG from the exons ATGATAAAAAATTGTGGGGACGTTGTGCATATGGTTGTTGCTGAGAGAGACATACTTCATGAGATGGTCAAGATAGTAAAGAAAAGG CATGATTatcatgttaaagagaagattctCACGCTGATAGATACTTGGCAAGAAGTTTTTGGTGGTGCACGTGCAAGATATCCACAATATTATGCAGCATATGAGGAGCTCTTG CGTGCTGGAGTGGTATTTCCTCAAAGATTGAATGGTTCTGTGCCAATCATCACTCCTCCACAGACTCAGCCTCTCCAAAACTATCCCTCATCTTTACACATTTCACAGCAGGAGGAACTTGAATTACCAGTTTCAGATTTCCCTGCATTAAG CCTTACAGAAATTCAGAACGCACGTGGCATCATGGATGTTCTTTCAGAGATGCTGGATGCTTTAGATCCAGGTAACAGAGAG GGGCTTAGACAGGATGTCATTGCAGACCTTGTGGATCAATGCCGTTCTTACAAGCAAAGAGTAGTGCAGCTTGTCAACAGTACCTC GAACGAGGAGTTGCTCAACCAGGGTCTTTCTTTGAATGATGATATGCAGCGTGTTCTGGCAAAACATGATGCTATTGATGCAGGTCTAGCAGTTCGAGTGGAGAAGCCGAAATCTCTGCAGTCCCAAATTGGAAGTTCTTCAACAAGAAAGCCAGATACCATGGAAGAAACAATTCAGAG GCCTTCAGCAAGTACAACTGCCACCAGTCAGTCTCCCTTTGGGATTTTAGCACTTCCTGCACCTCCATCCAGTAGTTCAAAAGCACCTGCAATACCTGCTTCTAGTATCGACCTACTTAGTGGAGATGATTATGTCAAACCCGAACCTGCAAACTCCCTAGCACTTGTTCCTGTCACTGAATATTCAGCTGCAGACAAGAATGTCTTAGCTTTTGCTGATATGTTTGAACAAAATACAGCCAACAATAGCAACCATAACCTTCCATATTCTTTTCTATCTTCGACTTCAAATTCTACTATCTCTACATCACAAACATATCATGCACCGGTGCGACCTGTATTGCCTCAGCATTCAGCTGCTTATCCAAATGGGGCCAGATCCAATGCCATTGTACCTTATGATCAGCAGGCCCAATCGAACTCTACAGGTTCGCGGAATGGGCAAACAGCCTATGGAGGAAATCACCAAAAGCAAGCACTAAATTATG GCACAGGTGATCAAAATGGAGACATTCCACCAGCACCATGGGGAACTAAGAGATCCACTAACCCATTTGACGACGATCAGCTTGGTGGAATGGCAGTGCAACCAAAAGGCATGCAACCCCAACCAGTGCAACCCAGTCAGCATGGGAACAAATTCATGTCAGCACCACCAATGCCGAGGGGACAGCCAGGAAGAATGCAGTTGCAACAGGTGCCTGGTGCTCAGCTTGGCGCTCTACAACCAACACAGGCTACACTGAACATGCAGTACAGGGGCATGCATCCATCGATGCAAATGAATCATGGAATGGGCATGTATTCCCAACCAACGTTCGGAGGATATTATGGAATGAACCAAACACAGCTTTACGGCGTTCATATGTCTGGTTATGGATATGGTCAGCAATCTGGGGGCTACTATATTCCGAATGCTGCATATGCCTATACTAGTGCAAACGAACTTGCCCAGAGGATGAATGACCTTTCAGTTCAAAACGGTGATCCAAATGGAGCCGCAGCAAATAAGCAGAGCAGACCTGAGGATGCACTCTTTGGTGATCTCTTGAGCATCGCCAAGATGAAGCAAAACAAACCTGCAGCTGGCAAGGTTGGCGGCTAA